The following is a genomic window from Sutcliffiella horikoshii.
ATTTTCCACTTTTTTCAAAGCATATGTAGATGAATCTGTTGGTTCCAATTCTTCCGATTCTTTTTTAGTATCATCTAATTGTTGAAGATACTTTTCTTTTAAACTAGTAGAAGCTTCTTCTTTTACTTCAGCTGGCTCACTGGTTGATGTATCCTCTTTTTCGTTTGGTTCCTTATTGTCTTGAATGTCTGTCTCAACACTGTCATTATTATTTTCCTTTTCGGTTGTTACTTCATTTGAAGAATTGCCATGTGTGTTTTGAATAGCACCTGCTTCATCAGATGTGTTTCCACAAGCAGCCATTAAAAGCATTCCAACTGTAATCATTGCTGTACATAACTGTTTATTTTTTTTCAATTTTTAAATCCTCCTATTTTTACAAGAAATCACTTGAATCTGTTAATCTTCGTTTTCAATCAACTTACCATTCTTATCGTAGTATTTATAATCGAATGAAAAATTCTTTTCCTCGTTAGGCATCTCTGTCCAAGTTGCTGAGTTTTTGTATAAAGCAAACTCTTCAACGAATAAGTGTTGATTGGCAAGCAACTCCATTTTTGAGATTTCGTTATCATAAGTAGCAATGGTAAGAATAAATAGATTGGTATGATTGTCCATCCTAATACTTAAGGGGATTAAAAAGTGAGATAGCGGCTCTTCTCTTTTTTCTGCAGAACTCCATTTATAATTGCCATACTTATCTTTTATAAAATGAATGTATGCTGAAAGGTTATTGCTTAAAAATGCAACTAACCTCTCATCTCCTACATCTTCGATATCTATAATTTCTATCGAAGTCTTCTTAAACATATCTATCGACTGGATTGTTTGGACAATCGATTCCTCGTCATTTCCATTTATGTAAAAGGAACTATTAAGGTAGCTAAAAGCTAAGAAGATTACTCCAATCACCAAGGCCAAAAACCATAAAGAAAGCTTTCTATTTTTAATTTGCATGTTGCTCCCCCTAAAAATAACAAACCCATAATAATTTTTTAGCGATTAATTTCATTGATTGAAATAAATATTCTTGAATACATTGCTTTAAGATGCTCATCACTCTTTATGTCATTGTGCAGACCAAACCCCCAATGTTTCAAAGTATCATCTTCTTTTGAGGTAAGAACACCAACCGCATAACTCATGCCAGCTGTCCATTCTGATGTATTGTCGTACTCCAAATCTTTTTCCGTAAAAGGGACAAAATTATCCGTTCCTATAAAGTAAAATGGAATATTAGAATCTGAGTAAACGTCTGCAAATTGGTCTGCAGCAGCCTCTGAAAGATTATTCTCTCTAATAAATACTGCATCATAAGAGGTCAGATCTTCAGGTGTCATTTCATCAAAAGAAATTTCCGTAAATATTACTTGTTCTTCTTTTACTTCTGGTGGTTCTCCTACCACTGCTATGTCTAACGTTCTTCCTTCATACGATTTAATAACTGAATTTTGTTTACAAGCTGTTAGTGCAAATACTAGTACTAGCAAAATCAAACAATATGATTTCATTTTATCTTTACTCACCTTCAATCTCCTTTGCTGTAAATACTCCATTCATCCCATACTTCATGGCTTCCACCAATAAACCTCCTTATTTAACCTCCCTCTTTTTTATGGTTATAAGTTTTGCCATGACAAAATGAATCACTGCAATAGTAAGTAAAAAGTCTCTATAGGCCTCGTTTGTCCCTTCGAATAAATGAACAACCGTATAAAAAAATATAAACGAAACCGTTATTAACATAAGGACATAGTACTCCATTTTCAGTTCCATTTTACTTCCCCCTAGAAACAGCTTTAAGTTAAATTCATAACAATCATCTCAAATTCCCAGTATTTCCACAATAAGTAATTAATTATATGGCCCAAAAATAAAAATGAGCACTCATCCCGGTTCTAGGATTGCACCCATCTTTAAAATATAAGTATTTAATTAAAGCTGCCTTTAATCATTACACTAACTTACTTCCATAATGAATTCAGATGGTGTGAATAGAAGAATGGTGATAATAAAAATAATTATTGGTAAAATGAGGCCCAAAAAACTGCATATTAGCCCTGCCAAAGCCAGAGATCCTCCAGGCTGGTTGGTAGTACTAGTTTTTCTAAGCCCTATTATTCCAAGAATAAATCCAGGTAAAGCAAAAACAATACCAAATATCAAAGTAAACATCATTCCCAGAAGCGACATTATCCCGAAAATCAGAGATAAGATTGCTTGAGTATTAGTTTCTTCCCGTTTGGTGGTTATGATATTTTCGTTCATCTGGGTTTCCCCCTTTCCTGTTTTAATAAATAGCGATTCACTTCAACTAGAGTGTCACATCCAATTTCCGAATCTCTGAGTGGGAAATTAAATATACATTACCAAAAATGTCGACTTTGCCTCCCTTTACACGGACAGCGCAATCTTTGTTTGATGCGTAAATATTGATTTCTTCCGATAAAGGAGATAATTCGTTTTGAACCTGCGCAATGTTATTTTCAAGATCAAAATGAGACAAGACAGAAAAGTCGTCAAGACCGATTCCTTTGTATACAGAGCTTGTTTCAACTTTAAATCCAAGTTTTTTTGAGCATAACCATTTTGCGGACATATTGATCGCACCAGCGCTTGCTCCCATCACAACGGCTCTGCTTTTTTTAATCAAATCCGACAATTCAAATTCCATCAAAAGATCATTTTGTTTAAGCGTATTTCCACCCAATAAGAAAATGGCTGAAGCATTTTGAATTAAATTGTGGGTATCTTCCTTCTGTACGCGATAATTAATTAGATGGTATTCATCAAATATAATGCCGGCCCGTTCAAGCCACGAGCGTTCAATAGCGCCATCATCTTCATATATAGAAGGATTTGAGCTAATCATAACTAGCGATTTTCTATCTGTAATATCCTCCTGTAAAACCCTGCCCAGATTCTCAGGAAAAAACTTGCTGAACCAACCTAAATAATAGTGAGTTTTCATAGCCCCCCGTAGCAAAATAAAATAACATTCAATTTCTGCGTTAATCATTCTGTATCCTTGTTACCAACACAATTCTCTCAATATGGGATATAACTCTATTAAAGAATACCTCCATTTTACGGAATGAATAGCTAATTCCTTTTTTTTATCAACAAAAAGAGAATGGTTCCACTTAAAGTGAAGATAATTGTACCAACAATAACCTTTACCAATGATACACCTACATCAACAGTATCTTCAGTTTTATGTTTTATGTCATTGACTGTCCACCAGTCATTTATTGAAGATTCATATATTGCAAGATATAGCCATGTTAAATAACAAAAAAAAATCAATAAAAAAAGGCTAATTATTCTATTCATAGAATCTCCTTTTCACTATGGGCATTTATGCAAAAAGCTAACTTTTCTTTATCTCAACTGCCCTATACTTATGTAAGGAACAATCCATTATGCTGCAATCGCTCCAGATTGTTTAAGATAGTAAGGTTATTAAGAACTGCTTATTTATATCATTATTATTTATATATAAAAATAACTAAATTACAGTTTTCACATCTAAATGCTGGAGTTTTACTAATTTTGAAGATTGCATCTTTTATTAATATTTCACTTTCTAAATCAGCGATGATTGAATCAGCCGAATCTGACCAACAAATTCTGCGAGGAGAAAAAATATATCCCTGCTTCCCCTCATTACTGCATTTAGGACATTTAACAATTTCGTTCATAATTGGTCCCCCATTTTCTCTCTTATGTATTCCTTATCGAAGCAACTTGCCCCATTAGCACAATAAGAGAACTGCCTTCTTCTACAATAGCTCCTATTTTATGGAATAAGCCGGTAATAATTTTTCTATCTTCTCTTCTGTTGCTTGTGAAAGCTCTGGTTCAATTTCAACAATTTTTGAGTAGCATTATACACTAAATAGAAAGAAATCTAGAGTGCGATAGAAATTCTACTAATACTAATAGGTAAATTCGATTGGAGAGTTTATTTTCTCTTCTGTAACAATATAAAAAATTGTGTAATTCTCGAAATCTAAGTGAAGAAATTTCATATCATTATTGGATAATCCCACTGGAACCTCTTCGTTTTCATGAACAATCCCCCATACATGGGAATCACCTTCTATTTCTGTTCCAGCAGTCCACCAAATACCTTCCTTATCAACAAGCTCTAAAAAAATCCTATGATGGTTTCTTAACGTATTATCCAAAAAGTAAAAGAAGTAAATTGTCTCATCCACCTCATATATAATAACTTCACTATTGTCTTTTGATTGAGTTTTTAATACGTTTTCTTCTGAATATTTACTGTTTATAATGTTTTCTATATCTTCAACATTATCTTCTACATTTGATGTACAGCCAAGAAGTAGAGTAATACAAAATAACTGAATAATTGTTTTTTTAAATTTGATAATAACTCCTCCTGTTAGAGATACAGACCTACTTATTCCGTTAAAGCTCCTAGATTCTTGAAGAAAGCTATTCTTTAGTAATTTTAATTTTTTTCGCAATGTACTGCCCTTCAAATACTTCTATCCAAACTTTAATCTCTTGTTTTTCATCCAAATCTTTAATGCTACTTATTTT
Proteins encoded in this region:
- a CDS encoding PF20097 family protein codes for the protein MNEIVKCPKCSNEGKQGYIFSPRRICWSDSADSIIADLESEILIKDAIFKISKTPAFRCENCNLVIFIYK
- a CDS encoding lysozyme inhibitor LprI family protein — its product is MKKNKQLCTAMITVGMLLMAACGNTSDEAGAIQNTHGNSSNEVTTEKENNNDSVETDIQDNKEPNEKEDTSTSEPAEVKEEASTSLKEKYLQQLDDTKKESEELEPTDSSTYALKKVENDRWELWDELLNEIYGVLEEQLSTEEMVELREKQRNWIKFRDDSALEASHKFKGGTQEHLEYVAVLANLTEERCYELVANYVK
- a CDS encoding Type 1 glutamine amidotransferase-like domain-containing protein, encoding MKTHYYLGWFSKFFPENLGRVLQEDITDRKSLVMISSNPSIYEDDGAIERSWLERAGIIFDEYHLINYRVQKEDTHNLIQNASAIFLLGGNTLKQNDLLMEFELSDLIKKSRAVVMGASAGAINMSAKWLCSKKLGFKVETSSVYKGIGLDDFSVLSHFDLENNIAQVQNELSPLSEEINIYASNKDCAVRVKGGKVDIFGNVYLISHSEIRKLDVTL
- a CDS encoding DUF4190 domain-containing protein, with product MNENIITTKREETNTQAILSLIFGIMSLLGMMFTLIFGIVFALPGFILGIIGLRKTSTTNQPGGSLALAGLICSFLGLILPIIIFIITILLFTPSEFIMEVS